The Mesobacillus jeotgali genome window below encodes:
- the ylbJ gene encoding sporulation integral membrane protein YlbJ — translation MLKSRMKTVILAASVTLLAASLIAFPQQSFDASIRGLNMWWEIVFPSLLPFFIVSEMLIGFGVVRFIGVLLEPLMRPLFRVPGVGGFVWAMGMASGFPAGAKLTARMRQEGQLTKIEAERLVSFTNSSNPLFIFGAVSVGFFYNVQLGVILALAHYLGNISVGLIMRFYGRNEENTTKEKERNLTIRDAFAALHRTRLKDNRPIGKLLGDAVMSSIQTLLMIGGFIILFSVINKLLFHLHITAFLAEFLEILLMMLGMTDMLSLPFISGLFEITLGSQMTSQIQEATLMHQAVITSFILAFSGFSVQAQVASILAQTDIRFQPFFFARIIHGVFAAFYAFILWKPVYVRFFEDGQPSNALPVMEYLTSEGSRLAEAHNMLTTVGPLITIGSLLLYVWLLGNRILKEK, via the coding sequence GTGCTTAAATCCAGAATGAAAACAGTTATCCTAGCAGCCTCCGTTACTTTGCTGGCTGCTTCACTCATTGCTTTTCCTCAGCAATCCTTTGATGCTTCGATAAGAGGCTTGAATATGTGGTGGGAAATTGTTTTTCCGTCGCTCCTTCCTTTTTTCATCGTTTCAGAAATGCTGATTGGATTCGGTGTCGTACGATTTATTGGTGTTTTGTTAGAACCTTTGATGAGGCCGCTGTTCAGAGTACCCGGTGTTGGCGGTTTTGTCTGGGCGATGGGCATGGCTTCCGGTTTCCCTGCCGGTGCAAAGCTGACAGCCAGAATGCGCCAGGAGGGGCAGCTGACAAAAATTGAAGCAGAGAGACTTGTATCCTTCACAAATTCGTCCAATCCGCTATTCATTTTCGGGGCTGTCTCAGTTGGATTTTTTTACAATGTCCAACTCGGTGTCATTCTGGCACTGGCCCACTACCTAGGGAACATCAGCGTAGGATTAATCATGAGGTTCTATGGCAGAAACGAAGAAAATACAACAAAGGAAAAGGAACGAAACCTTACGATCAGGGATGCATTTGCGGCATTGCACAGGACAAGGCTAAAAGACAACCGCCCGATCGGAAAACTGTTGGGTGACGCCGTAATGTCCTCCATCCAGACATTGTTGATGATTGGCGGTTTCATTATCTTATTCTCAGTCATTAATAAACTATTATTCCATCTTCATATCACTGCATTCCTGGCAGAATTCCTGGAAATCCTGCTGATGATGCTTGGCATGACGGATATGCTGAGCTTGCCTTTCATTTCCGGTCTATTCGAAATCACTCTCGGCAGCCAGATGACCAGCCAGATCCAGGAAGCCACATTGATGCATCAGGCAGTCATAACCAGCTTCATCCTCGCATTCAGCGGTTTCAGTGTCCAGGCCCAGGTTGCCAGCATTCTTGCCCAGACAGATATCCGCTTCCAGCCTTTCTTTTTTGCTAGAATCATTCACGGAGTATTTGCAGCCTTTTATGCTTTTATTCTATGGAAGCCGGTATATGTGCGCTTTTTTGAAGACGGGCAGCCATCCAATGCCCTCCCTGTAATGGAATACCTTACTTCTGAAGGCAGCCGTCTGGCAGAGGCACATAATATGCTCACCACAGTAGGGCCGCTGATAACGATCGGCAGTTTGCTACTTTATGTTTGGTTGCTTGGAAATCGGATATTGAAAGAGAAATAA
- a CDS encoding YlbG family protein codes for MIGQRQGIIVWLYSLKQAKMLRRFGNVHFVSKKLKYAVIYCNLDEAESLMEKINSYSFVKKVEPSYKPFLKMEFENSSPDKAKEYDYKMGI; via the coding sequence ATGATAGGACAGAGGCAGGGAATCATCGTCTGGCTGTATTCACTAAAACAAGCCAAGATGCTCAGAAGATTTGGTAATGTTCATTTTGTCTCGAAGAAGTTGAAATATGCCGTAATATATTGCAATCTTGATGAGGCAGAGTCACTCATGGAGAAAATCAATTCATATTCGTTTGTTAAAAAGGTGGAACCTTCCTATAAACCATTCTTAAAGATGGAATTCGAAAACTCTTCCCCTGATAAAGCAAAAGAATATGACTACAAGATGGGTATATAG
- a CDS encoding YceD family protein: MKWTISQIQKHRNKDFLIDEFVRMDSIKETDPTIREVSPIHLTGRADISATRVTFHIRIDGHLILPCSRTLVDVKYPIDVETTETFMLNSHDYEAEEEVYQVTGDVIDLEPIIREILLVEIPMQVFCDDSAGQEGAPQSGKDWEVIEEQEKSEKLDPRLAGLAKFFEDSKNSSD, from the coding sequence ATGAAATGGACAATAAGTCAGATACAAAAACATCGAAACAAGGACTTTCTTATTGACGAGTTTGTCCGAATGGACTCGATTAAGGAAACAGATCCGACAATCCGAGAGGTATCTCCTATCCACTTAACTGGTAGGGCCGATATCAGTGCCACAAGAGTGACATTCCATATCCGGATTGATGGACACCTGATCCTGCCTTGTTCACGGACGCTGGTTGATGTAAAATATCCAATTGATGTGGAAACTACGGAAACTTTCATGTTAAACAGCCACGACTATGAGGCTGAAGAGGAAGTTTATCAAGTAACAGGCGATGTCATTGATCTTGAACCCATCATCAGGGAGATCTTGCTAGTAGAAATTCCGATGCAGGTATTCTGTGATGATAGCGCTGGTCAAGAAGGCGCACCCCAGTCAGGTAAGGATTGGGAAGTAATCGAGGAACAGGAGAAATCCGAAAAACTTGATCCCCGACTTGCCGGGCTTGCAAAATTCTTTGAGGATTCTAAGAATTCCTCTGACTAA
- a CDS encoding YlbE-like family protein yields MRKDVMEQLRSNKELIEFVRSQPHWYRKLSRDPRDIYSAEIAALHHFEKTIPHKVQKFSNSVQMASMMMHMFSSMNSQS; encoded by the coding sequence ATGCGTAAAGATGTCATGGAGCAATTACGATCGAATAAAGAATTGATCGAGTTCGTCCGATCCCAGCCACACTGGTACAGGAAGTTGAGCAGGGATCCAAGAGATATTTATTCTGCAGAAATCGCTGCACTGCATCATTTTGAAAAAACGATCCCCCATAAGGTTCAAAAGTTCTCCAACAGTGTCCAGATGGCCTCAATGATGATGCATATGTTCTCGAGCATGAATTCGCAATCATAA
- the rsmD gene encoding 16S rRNA (guanine(966)-N(2))-methyltransferase RsmD, whose amino-acid sequence MRVVSGELKGRVLKAVPGTSTRPTTDKVKESLFNMIGPYFTGGIGLDLFAGSGGLGIEALSRGLEKAIFVDREGKAIHIINENLKSCGLEEKAEVYRNDAVRALKAIQKRELKFDYIFLDPPYKKQQLVKLLEMIDKEGLVHQDGLIVCEHASDINLPDQVGGLVQSRNEKYGIIGITLYKVEAEDEGEV is encoded by the coding sequence ATGAGAGTTGTATCAGGTGAATTGAAGGGGCGCGTTTTGAAAGCGGTACCCGGAACATCTACAAGGCCTACTACTGATAAAGTGAAGGAATCGCTGTTCAATATGATTGGCCCTTATTTTACTGGTGGAATCGGACTTGACTTATTCGCAGGAAGCGGAGGGCTGGGAATTGAAGCTCTAAGCAGAGGCCTTGAAAAAGCTATTTTTGTCGACCGTGAAGGCAAGGCGATTCATATCATTAATGAAAACCTTAAATCCTGCGGTCTGGAAGAAAAGGCAGAAGTATACCGGAATGATGCTGTCAGGGCGTTGAAGGCAATTCAAAAAAGAGAACTAAAGTTCGATTATATATTCTTGGATCCTCCATATAAGAAGCAGCAGCTGGTCAAGCTGCTTGAAATGATTGATAAAGAAGGCCTTGTCCATCAGGATGGGTTGATCGTCTGCGAGCATGCCTCTGATATCAACCTGCCTGATCAGGTAGGTGGACTTGTGCAGTCGAGGAACGAGAAATATGGAATTATCGGGATTACTCTTTATAAAGTTGAGGCAGAAGACGAGGGGGAAGTTTAA
- a CDS encoding PaaI family thioesterase: MEKELQQLLDECISLSGEQELEALKTVLSGVKNKLSGKNSTYIDGLLHMDRRLDHETCEIDIPITNVLDNTLGIVHGGFTATVLDTAMGTLANKLLPEGYAAVTSQINIHYLAPGIGDNLHCKATLIHQGRSTVVLEADVFRSDGKKIAHSSGSFFVVKKQHK; encoded by the coding sequence GTGGAAAAGGAATTGCAACAGCTTTTAGACGAATGCATCTCGTTATCGGGAGAACAAGAACTTGAAGCACTTAAAACAGTGCTGTCAGGGGTTAAAAATAAACTAAGCGGAAAAAACAGCACGTATATTGACGGCCTTCTGCATATGGATAGGAGACTTGATCATGAAACTTGCGAAATTGATATACCCATTACAAATGTGCTCGACAATACGCTCGGGATTGTTCATGGCGGTTTCACTGCTACGGTCCTCGACACGGCGATGGGCACATTAGCAAATAAACTGCTCCCAGAGGGTTACGCAGCTGTCACGTCACAAATAAACATTCATTACCTGGCACCAGGGATAGGCGACAATCTCCATTGTAAAGCCACCCTGATCCATCAAGGCCGAAGCACCGTTGTCCTGGAAGCTGATGTATTCAGATCGGATGGCAAAAAAATCGCTCATTCATCCGGCAGCTTTTTCGTTGTAAAAAAACAGCATAAATAA
- the coaD gene encoding pantetheine-phosphate adenylyltransferase yields the protein MARVAVCPGSFDPITLGHLDIITRAAKVFDELYVVVLNNSSKKPLFSVEERIELIEQVTKGIANVKVDSFQGLLVDYAESVNADAIIRGLRAVSDFEYEMQITSMNRVLSDKIETFFIMTNNQYSFLSSSIVKEVAKYDGKISELVPPEVEAALLTKFKNEEKE from the coding sequence GTGGCAAGAGTTGCAGTTTGTCCAGGCAGTTTCGATCCGATTACCCTGGGGCATTTGGATATCATTACTAGGGCAGCAAAAGTATTTGATGAGCTTTATGTGGTTGTTTTGAATAATTCTTCCAAGAAACCATTGTTTTCTGTGGAGGAAAGAATCGAACTTATTGAACAGGTGACAAAGGGGATTGCCAACGTAAAAGTAGATTCCTTTCAGGGCTTGCTTGTTGATTATGCAGAGAGCGTCAACGCCGACGCGATCATCAGGGGGTTGCGGGCTGTTTCAGACTTTGAGTATGAAATGCAAATCACGTCCATGAACCGAGTATTGAGTGATAAAATCGAGACATTCTTCATTATGACTAACAACCAGTATTCGTTCTTGAGTTCAAGTATCGTTAAAGAGGTTGCAAAATATGATGGTAAAATATCCGAATTGGTTCCACCTGAAGTCGAAGCGGCTTTACTGACAAAATTCAAGAACGAAGAAAAGGAATAA
- a CDS encoding N-acetyltransferase produces the protein MVTKVEKLKINYKTLEEFKKFKEYGHQELSMLEDLEANIVENDSDSPFYGIYFGDKLVARMSLYQVKKQFDRYFEPPQDYLELWKLEVLPNYQGKGYGKALVEFAKGFGLPIKTNPRVKSQDFWEKMGFTPVHYDVERDRGENPLVWYPAGVTEQLQ, from the coding sequence ATGGTGACTAAAGTGGAAAAGCTAAAAATCAATTATAAGACACTAGAAGAATTCAAGAAATTCAAAGAGTACGGCCACCAGGAGCTTTCAATGCTCGAAGATTTGGAAGCGAACATTGTGGAAAATGATAGCGATTCTCCGTTCTACGGAATCTATTTCGGCGACAAGCTTGTCGCACGTATGAGCCTGTATCAGGTCAAGAAGCAATTTGATCGGTATTTTGAGCCTCCTCAGGACTATCTGGAGCTATGGAAGTTAGAAGTTCTTCCAAATTACCAGGGAAAGGGCTATGGAAAAGCTCTTGTAGAATTCGCGAAGGGTTTTGGCCTGCCAATCAAAACGAATCCTCGGGTGAAATCTCAGGATTTCTGGGAAAAGATGGGTTTTACACCAGTCCATTATGACGTAGAAAGAGACCGTGGAGAGAATCCGCTTGTCTGGTATCCGGCTGGTGTAACGGAACAGTTGCAATAA
- a CDS encoding methylthioribose kinase: MIQRFIELGEGYSDLYELIETARANQHRLMHLMAIHTKINEKDVSSLVVVLKPTDPGKFQALYVCREGIPNPHVLKNKRFDLFAELAEELGKTIIEFDAKPSTMFPEKELYYQHLIGILRLNHYIPPLQ, encoded by the coding sequence TTGATTCAGCGCTTTATCGAGCTTGGAGAAGGATATTCCGATCTTTACGAACTAATTGAAACTGCCAGGGCAAACCAGCATCGATTGATGCATTTAATGGCGATCCATACAAAAATAAATGAAAAAGATGTAAGCTCCCTTGTCGTTGTGCTCAAACCAACAGACCCGGGGAAATTCCAGGCACTTTATGTATGCAGGGAGGGAATTCCAAACCCTCATGTCCTGAAAAACAAACGCTTCGATCTATTTGCGGAACTGGCTGAGGAACTGGGGAAAACCATCATAGAATTTGATGCCAAGCCTTCGACGATGTTCCCCGAAAAAGAATTGTACTACCAGCACCTAATAGGCATATTAAGGCTGAACCATTATATTCCACCGCTGCAATAG
- a CDS encoding enoyl-CoA hydratase/isomerase family protein gives MDPYIISKENNGVLLFTINRPDRRNAINYDVMSGLEKAIEMAKANDVKVLAITGAGSQAFCSGGDLSAFHRLKTETEAYGMLSRMASILYKLLILPKPTIAILNGSAVGGGCEIASACDFRIGREGMKAGFVQGNLAITTGWGGGSILLEKLPQNIAMKMLLDAKIYTAEELKEFGFIHHIYKHDPIEACLSFMKESLNKETTVLEAYKTLLIKKWELLLMRERMEEEAARCALLWEGEAHHNKVDEFMNKKNKK, from the coding sequence ATGGATCCATACATAATTTCTAAAGAAAACAATGGAGTACTGCTTTTTACAATCAACAGGCCTGACAGGAGAAATGCCATAAACTATGATGTTATGTCCGGCCTTGAGAAAGCCATCGAAATGGCAAAAGCAAATGATGTGAAAGTACTTGCTATAACAGGAGCAGGGAGCCAGGCATTTTGTTCCGGTGGCGATTTATCGGCCTTTCACCGTTTAAAAACAGAGACAGAGGCGTACGGGATGCTTTCAAGGATGGCTAGTATTTTATACAAGCTCCTTATCCTTCCTAAACCGACGATTGCGATACTTAATGGGTCTGCTGTAGGTGGAGGATGTGAAATAGCTTCAGCCTGCGATTTCCGGATTGGAAGAGAAGGGATGAAAGCGGGGTTTGTCCAGGGGAACCTCGCCATTACGACAGGTTGGGGAGGGGGATCGATCCTACTGGAGAAACTCCCCCAGAATATCGCGATGAAAATGCTGCTTGATGCAAAAATATACACTGCTGAGGAACTCAAGGAGTTTGGATTCATCCACCATATTTATAAACATGATCCGATAGAAGCCTGTCTCTCATTTATGAAAGAAAGCTTGAATAAAGAGACAACTGTCTTAGAAGCCTATAAAACATTATTGATAAAAAAATGGGAACTTTTATTAATGAGAGAAAGGATGGAAGAAGAAGCTGCGAGATGTGCTCTGTTGTGGGAGGGTGAAGCCCACCACAATAAAGTGGACGAATTCATGAATAAAAAAAATAAAAAATAA
- the rpmF gene encoding 50S ribosomal protein L32 has product MAVPFRRTSKTAKRKRRTHFKLQVPGMVACPNCGEMKLAHRVCKACGTYKGKEVVND; this is encoded by the coding sequence ATGGCTGTACCATTTAGAAGAACGTCTAAAACTGCGAAAAGAAAACGCCGTACTCATTTTAAATTACAAGTTCCGGGTATGGTAGCATGCCCTAACTGCGGTGAAATGAAACTTGCTCACCGTGTGTGCAAAGCTTGCGGAACATACAAAGGAAAAGAAGTTGTAAACGACTAA
- a CDS encoding RsfA family transcriptional regulator has translation MPLTRQDAWSQDEDLLLAEVVLRNIREGGTQLKAFDEVGKQLSRTAAACGFRWNSYVRKQYKSGIELAKKQRKEAKKQAKTEERAEVPAAPVSEVPKRPAEQKEQQPSISIEAVKQYIDELYEKAGNANAQDMQKEKIRGLEKQIYYLAAENEKLETQLRSMEEDYRALIDIMERAKKRVAPKNEDQQQRMNFQVEGKGNLEKVEK, from the coding sequence ATGCCATTAACCCGTCAGGATGCCTGGTCACAGGATGAAGATTTATTGCTGGCTGAAGTAGTATTGCGCAATATTCGAGAAGGCGGTACCCAATTAAAAGCCTTCGATGAAGTAGGGAAACAGCTTTCGAGGACGGCTGCTGCCTGCGGTTTCCGCTGGAACTCGTATGTGAGAAAGCAATATAAATCAGGTATTGAGCTGGCGAAAAAACAGCGTAAGGAAGCGAAAAAACAGGCAAAGACAGAGGAGAGAGCAGAAGTGCCTGCGGCGCCTGTGAGCGAAGTGCCGAAGCGCCCTGCAGAACAAAAGGAACAGCAGCCAAGCATTAGTATTGAAGCTGTCAAGCAATATATCGACGAGCTCTATGAAAAAGCGGGAAATGCTAACGCTCAGGATATGCAAAAAGAAAAAATCCGCGGACTGGAAAAGCAAATCTATTACTTGGCTGCCGAAAACGAAAAGTTGGAAACACAATTGCGCTCGATGGAAGAAGATTATCGTGCCTTGATTGACATCATGGAGCGAGCGAAAAAAAGAGTAGCTCCTAAAAATGAGGATCAACAACAAAGAATGAACTTCCAGGTTGAAGGCAAAGGGAATCTCGAAAAAGTGGAGAAATAA
- a CDS encoding YlbD family protein, giving the protein MAKKKLHPSVVKFKEFVKNHPELVQEVRKGNTTWQEMYEDWYLLGEDDPKWNKSSNDKDGKSEEKEKKTDWLGTIMGAVKNMDPEQVQGQIHNISQALGAIQGVLSQFQGSKGGGKQSSNSSGPAHPFSFRQD; this is encoded by the coding sequence ATGGCCAAAAAGAAACTTCATCCCTCTGTTGTGAAGTTCAAGGAATTTGTGAAGAACCACCCAGAGCTCGTACAGGAGGTCAGGAAGGGGAATACGACCTGGCAGGAAATGTACGAAGATTGGTACCTGCTGGGTGAGGATGACCCCAAATGGAACAAGAGCAGTAATGACAAGGACGGGAAAAGCGAAGAAAAGGAAAAGAAAACGGATTGGTTAGGCACGATCATGGGGGCTGTTAAGAATATGGACCCCGAACAGGTTCAAGGGCAAATCCATAATATCAGCCAGGCACTCGGAGCGATCCAGGGTGTGCTTTCTCAGTTCCAGGGCAGCAAAGGCGGCGGAAAGCAATCGTCAAATAGTTCAGGACCTGCACATCCTTTCTCCTTCAGGCAGGATTAG
- a CDS encoding nucleotidyltransferase, which translates to MKAVGVVVEYNPFHNGHLYHLQQAKEQTGADVSIAAMSGNFLQRGEPALVSKWARTRMALEAGVDIVFELPYRFATQHAETFAEGSVSILSAAGCDTLCFGSESGDLESFHNTIVFLEENHEAFQEKIKFFTGEGHSYPKSLALGFQSLAPSDSFIDISRPNNILGLHYIQAIISQKSSMKPETITRKNAGYHDEHFASATIASATSIRKALFGTAGEIGTIKQYVPETTYEQLINYKEHYGGFHSWENYWPLLKYKLLQSTPSELKDFYEVEEGLENRLLAAAGSSDSFQQFMESIKTKRYTWTRLQRVCLHILTNTRKDTMKTNQKTVNYLRLLGATEKGRSYLNSIKKDLSLPLVAKLSGFTDPDIELDIKASKIYALGQSGKGQEQLLSEEFGRPPIMLKS; encoded by the coding sequence ATGAAAGCAGTTGGCGTCGTTGTTGAATATAATCCTTTCCATAATGGACACTTATATCACCTGCAGCAGGCGAAAGAACAAACTGGTGCAGATGTCTCAATTGCGGCGATGAGCGGGAATTTCCTTCAACGCGGTGAGCCTGCCCTTGTATCGAAGTGGGCAAGGACCAGGATGGCTCTTGAGGCAGGCGTTGATATCGTGTTTGAGCTTCCCTACCGTTTTGCTACACAGCATGCGGAAACCTTCGCAGAAGGTTCTGTTTCAATTCTTTCCGCTGCTGGTTGCGATACACTTTGCTTCGGCAGTGAATCTGGTGATTTGGAATCATTCCATAATACGATTGTGTTTCTTGAAGAAAACCATGAAGCGTTCCAGGAGAAAATTAAGTTTTTTACCGGAGAAGGCCATAGCTACCCAAAATCACTTGCGCTGGGATTCCAATCTCTAGCTCCATCGGACAGCTTCATTGATATTTCAAGACCCAATAACATCCTTGGACTTCACTACATACAGGCAATCATCAGCCAAAAAAGTTCAATGAAACCTGAAACAATTACGAGGAAAAATGCGGGTTATCATGATGAGCATTTTGCGTCAGCCACGATTGCCAGCGCCACAAGTATACGTAAAGCATTATTTGGGACAGCTGGAGAAATTGGAACGATCAAGCAATACGTACCAGAAACGACCTACGAACAGCTTATAAACTACAAAGAGCATTACGGCGGATTCCATTCGTGGGAAAATTATTGGCCTTTACTGAAATATAAGCTGCTCCAGAGCACCCCATCTGAACTAAAAGATTTTTATGAAGTTGAAGAAGGTCTGGAGAACAGATTGCTTGCCGCTGCAGGCTCATCAGACTCATTCCAGCAATTCATGGAATCCATCAAAACAAAGCGTTATACGTGGACGAGACTGCAGAGGGTCTGTCTTCATATTTTAACCAACACGCGCAAAGACACCATGAAAACGAACCAAAAAACAGTTAATTATTTGCGGTTATTAGGGGCAACGGAAAAAGGGCGTTCCTATTTGAACTCCATAAAGAAGGATTTGAGTCTGCCACTAGTTGCAAAGCTTTCCGGATTTACTGATCCTGATATCGAACTTGATATCAAAGCATCAAAGATTTATGCTCTTGGCCAAAGTGGCAAGGGACAGGAACAGCTCCTTTCAGAAGAGTTCGGCCGGCCTCCTATCATGTTGAAATCATGA
- a CDS encoding patatin-like phospholipase family protein yields MILREEKTLASPKIGLALGSGGARGFAHLGVIKVLKDEGIPIDLIAGSSMGALVASFYGAGLDVDRLYKLSRVFKRKYYLDFTVPKMGFIAGKRVKELIRIFTHGKMIEELDIPIGIVATDLMSGEKVVFKNGPVAEAVRASIAIPGIFVPEKLGGRLFVDGGVVDRIPVSVAKEMGADIVIAVDVSNVKINEEVTSIFDVIMQSIDIMQMELVANREIASDVMLRPPVEMFNSKAFTNIEEIIAIGEEEASKHIDKIKKCIEEWKEPQTE; encoded by the coding sequence ATGATTTTAAGGGAGGAAAAAACTTTGGCAAGTCCAAAGATAGGTTTAGCTCTTGGATCAGGTGGAGCACGAGGGTTTGCCCACCTGGGTGTCATAAAAGTTCTTAAGGATGAAGGCATTCCTATTGATTTGATTGCCGGAAGCAGCATGGGAGCGCTAGTGGCTTCTTTTTACGGAGCCGGCCTGGACGTTGACCGGCTTTATAAATTATCGCGTGTCTTCAAAAGGAAATATTATCTTGATTTTACAGTCCCTAAGATGGGGTTTATCGCAGGGAAAAGAGTGAAGGAGCTTATCAGGATTTTCACACATGGAAAAATGATTGAGGAGCTGGATATCCCGATTGGTATTGTTGCAACAGACCTGATGTCAGGCGAGAAGGTTGTCTTTAAAAATGGTCCCGTAGCGGAAGCGGTGAGAGCGAGTATCGCCATTCCGGGCATATTTGTCCCCGAAAAGCTGGGGGGAAGATTGTTCGTCGATGGCGGAGTCGTTGACCGAATCCCCGTTTCTGTCGCTAAGGAAATGGGAGCAGATATCGTCATCGCAGTCGATGTATCCAATGTGAAGATCAACGAAGAGGTTACCTCCATTTTCGATGTGATCATGCAGAGTATTGATATCATGCAAATGGAGCTGGTCGCAAATCGTGAGATCGCATCAGATGTAATGCTCAGGCCGCCGGTCGAAATGTTTAATTCCAAGGCCTTCACTAATATAGAAGAAATCATTGCGATTGGTGAAGAAGAAGCCAGCAAACACATCGATAAGATTAAAAAGTGCATTGAAGAATGGAAGGAGCCACAAACAGAATGA
- a CDS encoding YlbF family regulator has product MRFGGEPALLAVTSERVLLLEEAEQLVSMILQSDIAEYYRECLYNVKNNPETQRKVRDFVVMKERYEEVQRFGKYHPDYKEVMGQIRVVKRELDMDEVIAEFKKAENDLQSLLDEVSVIIGRSVSESVKVPTGNPFFESSCGGGCGSGGSCGCSA; this is encoded by the coding sequence ATGAGGTTCGGAGGTGAGCCAGCATTGCTTGCTGTTACATCAGAAAGAGTATTATTGTTGGAAGAAGCTGAACAGTTAGTCAGCATGATTTTACAATCAGATATTGCCGAATATTATCGGGAATGTTTATATAATGTGAAAAATAATCCGGAGACACAGAGGAAGGTTCGTGACTTTGTGGTCATGAAGGAACGCTATGAAGAGGTTCAGCGTTTTGGAAAGTACCATCCTGACTATAAGGAAGTCATGGGCCAGATCAGGGTTGTCAAAAGAGAGCTTGACATGGATGAGGTTATTGCCGAATTCAAGAAAGCAGAAAATGATTTGCAAAGCCTGCTTGATGAGGTCAGCGTGATCATCGGCAGATCCGTTTCGGAGAGCGTCAAGGTTCCGACCGGAAATCCATTCTTCGAAAGCTCCTGCGGTGGGGGCTGCGGCAGCGGAGGAAGCTGTGGCTGCTCTGCATAA
- a CDS encoding SepM family pheromone-processing serine protease: MSRKKSITLSIFAAILIMASALFYLPYYVTKPGMAKELEPIVEVEGGYDEEGSFMLTTVRMGRANIYAYIIAKLSKYQEIFPVEDIRAEDESDEEYNIRQLHMMDNSKTAAIEVAYKKAGKPVEYAYKGVYVLRIMEGMPAEGKLMPGDLVFEVDGNEFKSSDDFIEYISSKKPGDTVELSYKRNGKTNSVKVPLKALDDGSDRPVVGIELVDDKAIDVEPEVTVQSDEIGGPSAGLMFSLEIYNQLTEEDLTKGYEIAGTGTMSPDGTVGRIGGIQQKVVAADKAGAEIFFAPSEKGAKGSNYEEAMIAAEDINTKMKIVPVDTFDEAVSYLENLKAKSS, from the coding sequence ATGAGCAGGAAAAAGTCTATAACTCTGTCTATATTCGCAGCAATATTAATAATGGCGAGTGCTCTATTTTACTTGCCTTACTATGTTACAAAACCAGGGATGGCAAAAGAGCTGGAACCGATTGTCGAGGTCGAAGGTGGCTACGATGAGGAAGGGAGCTTCATGCTTACGACAGTGCGGATGGGAAGAGCAAATATATATGCCTACATCATTGCGAAGCTGAGCAAATACCAGGAAATCTTTCCTGTAGAAGATATAAGAGCTGAGGACGAATCTGATGAAGAATATAATATTCGACAGCTGCACATGATGGATAACTCGAAGACAGCGGCAATCGAGGTAGCCTATAAAAAAGCAGGAAAACCAGTTGAGTACGCATATAAAGGAGTTTATGTGTTAAGAATCATGGAAGGAATGCCGGCTGAAGGCAAATTGATGCCTGGAGATCTGGTTTTCGAGGTGGATGGAAATGAATTCAAATCTTCTGATGATTTTATTGAATATATCAGTTCAAAAAAGCCAGGCGATACAGTTGAGCTTTCTTATAAAAGGAATGGAAAAACAAATTCAGTAAAAGTTCCGTTAAAAGCCCTTGATGATGGAAGCGACCGGCCTGTTGTAGGTATAGAGCTTGTGGATGACAAGGCAATTGACGTTGAACCTGAAGTTACGGTCCAATCAGATGAAATCGGCGGTCCATCGGCCGGACTAATGTTCTCGCTGGAAATCTATAATCAATTAACTGAGGAAGATTTAACAAAAGGATACGAAATAGCTGGCACAGGGACTATGAGTCCTGATGGAACGGTAGGCAGGATTGGCGGAATCCAGCAGAAAGTAGTGGCAGCAGATAAGGCTGGTGCCGAAATCTTCTTTGCTCCGTCTGAAAAAGGGGCTAAGGGCTCGAACTATGAAGAGGCGATGATTGCGGCGGAAGATATCAATACAAAAATGAAAATAGTCCCAGTGGATACATTTGATGAAGCTGTATCCTATCTGGAAAACTTAAAAGCAAAATCAAGCTGA